CGGCGATGAGGACGTCGCGCCGCTCATCGGCCGTCAGCCGGTGTTCGTCGGCCGCGCGCTGCGTGGTCACCAAGATCGGCCGCTGCGTGGGATCGGCGAACAGCGAATCGGGCAGGACGCCGGACAGGCTGACGACGGCGATCGGCGGGATCGGTCGGCCGGACGACCAGCTGCGCGACTTCGCGTTCGCCCGCACGGGACCGTAGTGCTCGGCGCGCACGGTTCCGGCCCCGACCAACACCACGTCGGCGAAGCCCCGGAGTTCGCGGAGTAACGCCTGATCGAGCGGATCGGACAATGGGCCGGCCCGTCCGGCGAAAGCGGCGGCGCCGTCAGCGCTGAAGATCATGTTGGCCCGCACGCCAGCGGGAGATGTGCGGTAGTACTCGAGCAACTCGTCGAGGTCGGCGACGGCTGCGAGGTGCACCACGGCTATGCCTCGTGTCCAGGGGTGAGGTCGCGGACGTCGGCGAAGGTGGTCCAGTCCGTGAAATCGTCGGGTGCCTGACCCGCGATCGGCTCGAGGAGGTGACCGACGTGATCGCCGACTTCGAAGCGGCGGTCGATTCGCCCGACGAACCAGGCCCCGGCGTCGTCGAGAATGGGCATGCCTTCGGGCCCGCTGTGCCACTTGCAGCGGTCGAATTTGTTGATCTCGTCGCCGGTTTCACTGCCGAAGAGGCGTGCCAGGTCGATGTGCTCACGCGAGACGACGTGGACGGCCAGGTGCGTCGCGTCCCGGGCCACCCGAAAGGTGAGGTTGCGCTTGGACAGCCCGATCAGGAAGCGCGGCGGGTTGATGCTCGTCTGGCTGGCGAAGCCGACCAGACATCCCGACATGGCGTCGCCGGCGCGGGTGGTGACCACGAACATGGGGTAATCCAGCAGCCCCACGAGCGCCTCGAACGATTCCGCTCCCGATTCCGGCATTGTCACAGTGTCCCTGGCGCGAGGTCGTGACGCAGACCCACCCAGGCCGAAACCGGCAGAACGCCGCAGTGTGCGCTATTCGTCCACGCCTTGGTAGTGCGGAAGTCCCGCCTCACGGAAGCGGCGCCCGGTCATCTTCTGCGCCTCGATGCGGATGAAGTGGTCGCGCCGACCGTCCACCCACGGCTGCAGGAAGGTTCCGGACACCTCGACCAGTTCGTCGACGTCGGTGATGGGATGTGCCGTTCCGACGATGGTCACACTCCACCCCGTGCGCAGATCCGCGTCGAGCTCGTCGGCCTCGAACGCTACGACGGAATTCTCGTTGGCGGCCGCGAGCTTTGCGCCACCGGCCACCCGGATGATGACGTCGTCGCGCTTCATCCGGAAGTTGACCGGCTGTA
Above is a window of Mycolicibacterium baixiangningiae DNA encoding:
- a CDS encoding pyrimidine reductase family protein, translated to MVHLAAVADLDELLEYYRTSPAGVRANMIFSADGAAAFAGRAGPLSDPLDQALLRELRGFADVVLVGAGTVRAEHYGPVRANAKSRSWSSGRPIPPIAVVSLSGVLPDSLFADPTQRPILVTTQRAADEHRLTADERRDVLIAGEHTVDVSDVVAQFRERGCPRVLCEGGPTLLDELVAADVVDEICVTLSPTLAGVQDIGRGSGALTSPRTMRLDHALTHADYLYLKYSRRR
- a CDS encoding flavin reductase family protein gives rise to the protein MPESGAESFEALVGLLDYPMFVVTTRAGDAMSGCLVGFASQTSINPPRFLIGLSKRNLTFRVARDATHLAVHVVSREHIDLARLFGSETGDEINKFDRCKWHSGPEGMPILDDAGAWFVGRIDRRFEVGDHVGHLLEPIAGQAPDDFTDWTTFADVRDLTPGHEA
- a CDS encoding pyridoxamine 5'-phosphate oxidase family protein, with protein sequence MPKGHELDVLNRRQCLDLLQGVRVGRLVFTEEGLPAVQPVNFRMKRDDVIIRVAGGAKLAAANENSVVAFEADELDADLRTGWSVTIVGTAHPITDVDELVEVSGTFLQPWVDGRRDHFIRIEAQKMTGRRFREAGLPHYQGVDE